Proteins from one Neodiprion fabricii isolate iyNeoFabr1 chromosome 5, iyNeoFabr1.1, whole genome shotgun sequence genomic window:
- the LOC124183796 gene encoding platelet-derived growth factor receptor alpha-like has protein sequence MDVMLGDRRALLMIVTLLSGCLVLADDGFKIEDEVLGSGAFGVVRKAQAKTICARETVTTVAVKTVRPTANLNCMKALLRELRILVYLGQHLNIVNLLGACTKNIDLGELLVVVEYCRYGNLHDYLVRRRVNFIDQLNDSGEKICVSAAREDAIKVDDVGTNTDSRSDGNSTIVNCSNNVTSKTTDARVDDCSPSVSLTELNAPLKYPGDRTDFNSRPTCTHDLVCWAWQVSCGMQYLGAKKIIHGDLATRNILLADDNVVKICDFGLSKSLREEENQKSTENGPLPVKWMAIESLRDRVFSTKSDVWSFGVVLWELFSLARTPYPLIRPEDMCRKLAEGYRMEKPPYAPRSIYQMMLRCWNAEPSERPSFEKLTINIAELIEEHVKTTKY, from the exons ACGAAGTATTAGGAAGCGGTGCATTCGGCGTAGTGAGGAAGGCACAGGCAAAGACGATCTGCGCACGCGAAACAGTCACGACAGTTGCGGTCAAGACGGTCCGACCGACGGCCAACCTGAACTGCATGAAGGCCCTTCTTCGCGAACTCAGGATTCTCGTTTACTTGGGTCAACATCTGAACATTGTCAACCTTCTCGGCGCGTgcacaaaaaatattgatttgg GCGAACTCTTGGTCGTCGTCGAATACTGCCGGTACGGGAACTTACACGACTACTTGGTGCGACGCAGAGTCAACTTCATCGATCAATTGAACGATTCCGGAGAAAAAATATGCGTTTCGGCTGCCCGTGAAGACGCGATCAAGGTCGATGACGTTGG TACAAACACGGACAGCCGTTCCGATGGCAATTCTACAATAGTAAACTGCTCGAATAACGTTACTTCCAAGACTACGGATGCAAGAGTGGACGACTGTTCCCCGAGTGTCAGTTTAACGGAACTCAACGCGCCGTTGAAGTATCCAGGTGATCGGACGGATTTCAACTCAAGGCCGACGTGCACGCACGACTTGGTGTGTTGGGCTTGGCAGGTTTCTTGTGGCATGCAGTATCTCGGCGCGAAAAAG ATCATACACGGTGACTTGGCAACCAGAAATATACTTCTCGCCGATGACAACGTGGTAAAGATCTGTGACTTTGGTTTGTCAAAGTCTCTTCGGGAAGAAGAGAATCAGAAGAGCACGGAGAATGGTCCTCTCCCCGTCAAGTGGATGGCCATCGAGTCGCTCAGGGATCGAGTGTTTTCTACCAAATCGGACGTCTGGTCTTTCGGCGTCGTTTTGTGGGAACTGTTTTCTTTGGCGAGAACTCCTTATCCCCTGATAAGACCTGAGGATATGTGCCGAAAACTAGCCGAAGGTTATCGTATGGAGAAACCGCCGTACGCGCCGAGAAGCAT TTACCAAATGATGCTTCGTTGCTGGAATGCGGAGCCGTCGGAACGACCGTCGTTCGAAAAGCTGACGATCAACATAGCCGAGCTGATTGAAGAGCACGTGAAAACG